In Coffea arabica cultivar ET-39 chromosome 9e, Coffea Arabica ET-39 HiFi, whole genome shotgun sequence, the genomic window TAGTTACCTAGTTGCTTGTGCTCATATTGACCCCTCCTGCCTTTTAGCCATTTGTGTGATGAGAAATGAATTTGACTAAGATATTAAGGTTAGAAAATTACCTTTTATTGTGTTGTACAGGGCATGAGAGCCATTCTGATGGTGATAAAATTGGTGatattcaagaaaatattaatacTTGCATTGGGACTTCAGCAGAGGAGAAccagaaaatatgcaaaagaaAGGGGTCTAAAAGATCAACACAAGCTAAATGTCCTTTGAAGCCTTCctttccaaaaaagaaaagggttcATGTTCCACAAAGTCCACCTTCTGAAACCCCTATTAGGCTTGAAAAATTGGTAAATGAAACTGCTGAAATCAGCAAAAATGAACCTGAGAGCTCTTTCCTGATGAAGGAAAAGCATGTGTTCAAGAAAAAGGGAGAGCCTTTATTTACTCCATTCTTCTGGCTGAGAGATGAAGAGGATCCTGAGAATCCTACTCAGCAAACAGATGAAGATCAGATCATGGATACACCACCTGATGCTCCTTGCTTCAGTGATATTAAGGATTCTGATGATGAAGTCCCTAATGAAATGCCCCCAGATGTAAGTATTAGATAAAATGCCTGCAGTATAAGTGTTTTAAGTGTTCAGCTGCATCACAATAAACACATCTATCTGTTCTGTTGATCTAACCTATCATAATACTGATCAGGAtaattgtttaaaaattttcttcattacCAAACTTGCACTGGACAGAGCTAGTTTTACACGGTGCTCTGTATTCAGTGGACTTCTTCAATTAATTCTCTTAAGAGTCCTCAATTGTCAAATTCTTATATGCTTACAAAATCATAAAAGCTGCCAGAATCCTGCACATGTTTTTGTTTAGCATGTTTTTGTTTACCTAGATTGTGTTAACATCTATGATCAAGTTTGGTATATCACAATAGGAGTCACATAGCTTACTTTCGATCAATTCTAGAATGAAAGCTTTGCATTTAATGACAAAAATAGTACAGCAATACATGCTTTTCACTGCACGCAGGGGGAAAAATGTATTGCATACAGTGACATGGACTTGTTTGATAGTGAAATGTTTGAATGGACACAAAGAGGATGTTCTCCAGAACTTCAGTCAAGCCCTGTTCCAATGCAGGTATTTTCTGAAAGCACATTTCATTGTAGTAAATgtccttttgttctttaatcttATCCATGTATTTTTCCATTAAACCAGCATTTAAGTTGTGCAGGCAGAGGAATGTGGAGAAGACATAATAGAGCCTGCCACACATATTACAACTACAATTGTGGATTCTAAAGTTCAGAACAGAGAAGTCAGGATAAGTGAAACTGACAAGGAAGATTTGGGTTTACCATGTCTGTCAGTTGAAATTCCCATGGATAAAATTGCTAGCAAAGCAGCTGGGATGTCTAGAAAGAGAATTAAGAAGTCAGTAGAAAACAGCCAAAGTAAGCGAGCCAAGATGACTACAAATAAGGCACGTAGAGCTCATAAAGAATCAGAACAAAGGCCTGGAAAAAGCATGCCAGAGGAGCAGTTTGGCAATAATGATAATGTATTCAATTTACCAAGGAAAACATCTAAACGGAACAAAAAGGTTTCCTTTGATGCTAATGTTGCAGAGGCAGCAGGAAATACATCTACTTCATCTGGTGGGACAAATCCTTTGTTCAAGGGTAAAAACAAAGTAATGATTGGTCTTCCAGATTTATTAGGTCACAAGAGGCAGAAAAGGGGAAGTAAACGTGAGAAAATTGGCAAAATGAAGGATAGTCTTAAACTAGAGAAACATAGCCCTAATTTAAGAGCCAAAAAGCCAGAAGAGTTGGATGAGAGGTTGACTCTGAAGCAATGTGGGGGTTTGATTTCTCATTCAGGTCAAAAAGTAGCTCCTGAGGAGGAGGGAGCTTTTGGTATGGATAGGGTACTTAGAAGATGTGGGGACAAccatggaaaaaagaaaaataatttgaaaatggCAAGATGTTTCAAAGGAAATAAATCTGGAAATACTCTGACTGATCTGTATCAGAATGGTGATGGAGAGGTTGCTGCAGAAATTATTCCAAGCGTAGGAGCAGATCAGGAGAAACCTACCAGCAGAGAGACACAAAACCCAGCAGGTGTTCACCCGCAGGGTGCGTCCAGTCCTAACAAAATTCAGTGTGCATTCTGTCAATCTGCTGAAGACTCTGAGGTACCAACGCCTTTGATTTCGAGTATAGTCTTTCCTAAGTCCTCAATCAATTGATTTCTATTCTTGCTTGCTGAGTCAACAGCATAATCCATTTTCTCTACAAATCTATAGGCTTCAGGTGTCATGGTTCATTACCTCAAAGGCAAGCCCATTTCAGGTGACGAGATTAGAGGACCAAATGTCATACATTCTCACAAGTATTGCACAGAATGGTATAAATGCCTCCCAAGTTCTGTAAAGTTAACACTTACATGTTCAAACAATCAACATATGGTTCGCAAGATTGTATTGCAAATGCTTGCTAGGCACTCAACTTCATTCTTAGTGACTTCTTATGACACTCAGTATTTTCCTTTAGCATCAAGTATAATGCTAAGCAGAATGGATTATGATGCTCAAAAATTTAATTTCATATTTCAGCAAACATTTGGTGTTTCTAACATTCAGTAAGTTTAGATTTTGACTGTCTTTAAAATGAGCTCCCAGTATATTCAAATGATTATAGGGAAAAAACAAAACTGACAATTTTGCAGGTGAAATGCATTCTGAGACTTACATTAAGGCTTCCGCATCCAATAGTTGTAGGCTTGAAACCATTGGCTGTTGATACTACATTAACGCTTGTAAGCACATCTGCAGGGCTCCTAATGTATTTTTTCAAGATGATAATGCAATTAACCTTGAAGCTGAGTTGGCAAGAAGTCGAAAGATAAAGTGTGGTTTATGTGGAATGCGAGGGGCAGCTCTTGGGTGTTTCCAGAAGAGTTGCCGCAAGAGCTTTCATGTTACATGTGCAAAGTTGACCCCAAACTTTCGATGGGATTATGTAAGTGTAAAAATTGATTCAGCTCCAATGAGGCACTGATATTGTCATGCAAATTAACTTGTTTTGGTTGCAGGATAACTTTGTAGCATTATGTCCCCTTCATGCCAGTTGTAAAATGCCATGTGAAGCAACTGGATCTGAATCCAACACAAAGAGGAAATCTGCTCCCAAAGGGTCTGTTGATTTCCAAAAACTGCTCCTTCAACTTCTTTTCCACAAAATCTTAAGCCTCCCAGTCTCAAGAGCCCCAAaccccccattgccatcccagCTATTTGCTTAACCAAGAATTTATTGTTTCTTATTCCTAATTACATTTATTTCACAGGGATTATCATATCCAAGGGCCACAAGTGGTTAAGGATGATGTTAAAGAACATCTGCAGTGGAAATGTGACAAAAAGGCCAAAAACTTGATTCTCTGCTGTTCAGGCCTCACTAATGCTGAGAAGGTAAACAAAGGCCTATGGAGTATAGTTGGCAACTTGGCGTGAACTCAAACAAGCTCATTCAGTCAACTAATAAACTTAATTCATTGGAATTGCAGGATATTGTTTCCCAATTTCAGCAGTTGTCTGGAGTTATAGCACTGAAGAATTGGGATCTAAGTGTGACCCACATTGTTGCATCTACTGATGAGAATGGGGTTTGCAAAAGAACCCTCAAATTTATGATGGGTGTCTTGGAGGGGAAATGGATTGTGAACATTGAATGTCAGTAACAATGTTTTTCTACACACTGATTAAACTTATCTTAATTGAATCTGTTAAATCAATTCAAGTAGTTACAGTTTATGATTTTGCAGAAGATGATTCTCttaattgatttatttggtttaatttaattcttgtttctGCTTAATCATCTTGCTGGCTTTGTTCCCACAGGGGTTAAGGCCTGCATTAAGTTAATGGAACTTGTTGATGAGGAGCTTTATGAAATCAAGGTTGATAGCCATGGAATCAGGGATGGTCCTAGCCGTGGAAGATCAAGACTTCTGGACAAGGTTATTTTCTATCTACACTTCGTTTTATGTGAATGAGCTTGTAAGTTAACTAGATCGATCAAATTGCATGAACAAAGTCTGATACCATCTCCAAGCCAGGGTTAGAAAATCTGAGTCATGTGTAATCATAAGGGTGGTTTGAATGTCAAAGCTTATGATTACTTCTTTTGAGACTTGTCCAAGTACTTTTAAATTTGCAGTAGTAGAGATGTTTACAAATGTTATTTCAATTATCTTTGTATCTTTTGTAATACTACGTCCTCTTTACATTCTCCGTCTTTCTATACTACCTTTTTGCTGGAAACCATTACTTTAGTCAAAGTTTGACTTTTTTCCATTTGTAGTCGGGACCCTTTGCTCCCAGGGTCTTGTATGCTTCAACTCATTTTACAGATCTATCAATGTTGATGCAGCAATTGATACGTTAAGTAtacttctttttttctccttgattttgcaaaagaaaatgGAACTTTGACTGTCAATTCTATGAACTTGCAGAAGCCAAAGCTCTTCAGTGGGTACAAATTCTATTTTCTGGGCGAATTTGTTCCTTCATACAAAGGGTATCTTCATGATCTGGTTATTGCTGCTGGAGGAACTGTACTAAACAGAAAGCCTATTTCTGAAGAGCAGAAAATCTTTTCATCGGAGTGCCCTCCTTCAACTACTTTCATTGTTTATAGCCTTGAGCAACCGGAGAAATGTGGGGCAAGCAAGAGAAACACAATACTGAACCGTAGACGTTTTGATGCAGAGGCTTTAGCTAGTTCCACAAGAGCTGTTGCAGTAAGCAATTCATGGATTTTGAACTCAATTGCTGGCTGCAAATTGCAAAACCTTCCGGAATGATGTTTCATattgcatttcatcttcattGGCATTTTCAACTAGAACATTTATCTGTCATTTTGATATGACATTCTTGCTAATTATCTATACAATGTAAAATGATGAAATATTATCAAAATTTCTTATGACACATTTTTTGGGAAATTATTTAAATGATCAGATGGAGAAGGGAAACACAACTGAAGTAGGAGAATTGAGTATGCT contains:
- the LOC113710518 gene encoding protein BREAST CANCER SUSCEPTIBILITY 1 homolog, coding for MAADTSHLEKMGRELKCPICLSLLNSAVSLSCNHVFCNCCIEKSMKSASDCPVCKVPFRRREIRPAPHMDNLVSIYKSMEVASGVNIFVTQTAPTTRLSGHESHSDGDKIGDIQENINTCIGTSAEENQKICKRKGSKRSTQAKCPLKPSFPKKKRVHVPQSPPSETPIRLEKLVNETAEISKNEPESSFLMKEKHVFKKKGEPLFTPFFWLRDEEDPENPTQQTDEDQIMDTPPDAPCFSDIKDSDDEVPNEMPPDGEKCIAYSDMDLFDSEMFEWTQRGCSPELQSSPVPMQAEECGEDIIEPATHITTTIVDSKVQNREVRISETDKEDLGLPCLSVEIPMDKIASKAAGMSRKRIKKSVENSQSKRAKMTTNKARRAHKESEQRPGKSMPEEQFGNNDNVFNLPRKTSKRNKKVSFDANVAEAAGNTSTSSGGTNPLFKGKNKVMIGLPDLLGHKRQKRGSKREKIGKMKDSLKLEKHSPNLRAKKPEELDERLTLKQCGGLISHSGQKVAPEEEGAFGMDRVLRRCGDNHGKKKNNLKMARCFKGNKSGNTLTDLYQNGDGEVAAEIIPSVGADQEKPTSRETQNPAGVHPQGASSPNKIQCAFCQSAEDSEASGVMVHYLKGKPISGDEIRGPNVIHSHKYCTEWAPNVFFQDDNAINLEAELARSRKIKCGLCGMRGAALGCFQKSCRKSFHVTCAKLTPNFRWDYDNFVALCPLHASCKMPCEATGSESNTKRKSAPKGDYHIQGPQVVKDDVKEHLQWKCDKKAKNLILCCSGLTNAEKDIVSQFQQLSGVIALKNWDLSVTHIVASTDENGVCKRTLKFMMGVLEGKWIVNIEWVKACIKLMELVDEELYEIKVDSHGIRDGPSRGRSRLLDKKPKLFSGYKFYFLGEFVPSYKGYLHDLVIAAGGTVLNRKPISEEQKIFSSECPPSTTFIVYSLEQPEKCGASKRNTILNRRRFDAEALASSTRAVAVSNSWILNSIAGCKLQNLPE